A stretch of Anas platyrhynchos isolate ZD024472 breed Pekin duck chromosome 29, IASCAAS_PekinDuck_T2T, whole genome shotgun sequence DNA encodes these proteins:
- the TIMM13 gene encoding mitochondrial import inner membrane translocase subunit Tim13 yields the protein MESGFGSDFGSDFGSGGGGGGKLDPGLIMEQVKVQIAVANAQELLQRMTDKCFRKCIGKPGGSLDNSEQKCIAMCMDRYMDSWNTVSRAYNSRLQRERANM from the exons ATGGAGAGCGGCTTCGGCTCCGATTTCGGCTCCGACTTCGGCTCCGGGGGTGGCGGGGGAGGGAAGCTGGACCCGGGGCTCATCATGGAGCAGGTGAAGGTGCAGATCGCCGTGGCCAACGCGCAGGAGCTCTTACAG CGCATGACGGACAAATGCTTTCGGAAGTGCATCGGGAAGCCGGGCGGCTCGCTGGACAACTCGGAGCAG AAGTGCATCGCCATGTGCATGGACCGCTACATGGACTCCTGGAACACGGTTTCCCGAGCCTACAACTCGCGGCTGCAGCGGGAGAGAGCCAACATGTGA